In the genome of Drosophila pseudoobscura strain MV-25-SWS-2005 chromosome 3, UCI_Dpse_MV25, whole genome shotgun sequence, one region contains:
- the LOC6898509 gene encoding uncharacterized protein has protein sequence MKQFALFGILLLILALGLSEWPQQVSAVALAQPQKGPKAPPSGGSGNQQSGQGQNGQNGQNGQGGQNNK, from the exons ATGAAGCAGTTCGCATTGTTTGGCATACTTTTGCTCATCCTGGCCCTGGGACTG TCTGAGTGGCCCCAGCAGGTGTCTGCCGTGGCCCTGGCCCAGCCCCAGAAGGGCCCGAAAGCCCCTCCGAGTGGTGGAAGCGGCAATCAGCAAAGTGGACAAGGCCAAAACGGTCAAAACGGTCAAAACGGGCAAGGTGGTCAAAACAATAAGTAG
- the LOC4804516 gene encoding uncharacterized protein, with product MADAEDSNSGASGKGGQESMRLLTKIDKAVSTNDILLDLQRALTYEAVFSTLVEHKMQALKRDYEEHKRAKRAKKRKSIGRIFLPRKLFGGGRRGSREEDSAAAPAEEPQTPSAKTIAKAKTKPKGSGKAQDDIEVASGSVDASLRFHGKSAEPLEDSLASNSLSNSSGPGPGRQAIHSHSLLVHAQTHTPAKTDLPRRSGSSEEENDEEDRVRPAPLSKHSTTTTNGESELLPPVGSGYDNTSTTATATATVITAERGGVLHSSTLADDSLTASLRGSIESLSYSSSRCTVSFGGAEIIAVAGLDADTRERVRLAKRLRILEAKSISAQCSPIFPRHVVRSFPLQAPQQARLHINVPSSLAKQPSPPPPPPHVAVEIETPSAAAAAPTPVLLPQRKRLLRKQISCTDSAGMGGGASEFEGAAYSRYFSRQNTSEDSANVTVSTVLAQSDSQSLHATPSYANTPTSTAGREQERLKSRSTGLLAVRPPAMGLDTDAVIIPIENEGENRGAKAGPAPTLAQERLNRMTSTSTGSSVAPTGCCSAAKTAASRAKEKPREGQSQSHGYGQGQGQRQGFKPTLPSSAATATAMAAQSTGSDDEYRRRKRKYKRHHRCSDPALVYPTPSGLQQYVHVLGLTPGSQAIQCPYGEDSPCDLQLDMELDLDTDADKIDDLEQMVPGGHQRHRRKHRHRHKKRHRHKKPKILVQDLDTEVIKVIDPHDLSKRARWTIIATACLLLLMCLILIGVTLRMAPIIDDMVRQENERNIRENMERTRMMKNRTELMLQRQQLMHVP from the exons ATGGCGGACGCGGAGGATAGCAACAGTGGGGCGAGTGGGAAGGGGGGACAGGAGTCGATGCGTCTCCTGACAAAAATAGACAAGGCCGTCTCCACCAACGACATCCTGCTGGACCTGCAGCGCGCCCTCACCTATGAGGCGGTGTTCAGCACTTTGGTGGAGCACAAGATGCAGGCCCTGAAGCGCGACTACGAGGAGCACAAGAGGGCCAAGCGGGCTAAGAAACGGAAGTCCATTGGCCGCATCTTTCTGCCCCGCAAGCTCTTCGGTGGCGGTCGCCGTGGCAGCCGGGAAGAGGACTCAGCCGCAGCGCCCGCGGAGGAGCCACAAACGCCATCTGCAAAAACCATAGccaaggcaaaaacaaaacccaaggGCAGCGGCAAGGCTCAGGATGACATCGAAGTGGCTTCGGGTTCGGTGGACGCCTCGCTGCGCTTTCACGGGAAGAGCGCGGAACCGCTGGAGGATAGCCTGGCCAGCAACTCGCTGAGCAACTCGTCGGGCCCGGGGCCGGGCCGCCAAGCCatacacagccacagcctcctGGTCCACGCCCAGACCCATACCCCGGCCAAGACGGACCTGCCACGGCGATCCGGCAGTTCAGAGGAGgaaaacgacgaggaggaTAGGGTACGCCCGGCCCCCCTGTCCAAACATTCCACAACGACGACCAACGGTGAGTCTGAACTACTGCCTCCGGTTGGCTCCGGCTACGATAATACCTCGACGACTGCCACAGCAACTGCCACGGTGATAACTGCGGAGCGCGGTGGCGTTCTGCACAGCTCAACACTGGCGGACGACAGTCTGACCGCCTCGTTGCGCGGCAGCATCGAGAGCCTCTCCTACTCCAGCTCCCGCTGCACCGTCAGCTTTGGGGGCGCGGAGATCATCGCCGTTGCCGGCCTCGATGCGGACACACGAGAGCGTGTGCGACTGGCCAAGCGACTGCGCATCCTGGAGGCCAAGTCGATCAGTGCCCAGTGTAGTCCCATCTTTCCGAGGCACGTGGTGCGCTCGTTTCCGCTACAAGCACCCCAGCAAGCG CGCCTGCACATCAATGTTCCCTCCAGTCTGGCCAAGCAGCCTTCGCCGCCACCTCCACCGCCGCATGTGGCCGTGGAGATTGAGACGCCTtccgcagctgctgccgctccgACTCCTGTTTTGCTGCCACAACGCAAGCGACTGCTGCGCAAGCAAATCTCCTGCACGGATAGCGCCGGCATGGGCGGTGGGGCCAGCGAATTCGAGGGGGCGGCCTACTCGCGCTACTTTTCCCGCCAAAACACCTCGGAGGACAGCGCCAACGTGACCGTGAGCACGGTGCTGGCCCAGAGCGATTCGCAGTCCCTGCACGCCACGCCCAGCTACGCGAACACGCCCACGTCTACGGCCGGAAGGGAACAGGAGCGCCTCAAGTCGCGCAGCACCGGACTGCTGGCCGTTCGCCCACCAGCCATGGGGCTCGACACAGACGCAGTGATCATTCCCATTGAGAACGAGGGGGAGAACAGAGGGGCCAAGGCAGGGCCTGCACCGACACTGGCCCAGGAGAGGCTGAACCGGATGACCTCCACCTCCACGGGCTCCAGTGTGGCACCCACGGGATGCTGCAGTGCGGCCAAGACGGCGGCATCGCGGGCAAAAGAGAAGCCCAGAGAaggccagagtcagagccacgGCTATGGTcaaggacagggacagaggcaGGGATTCAAACCCACGCTGCCATCCTCCGCTGCGACCGCGACTGCGATGGCGGCTCAGAGCACTGGCAGCGACGACGAATACCGACGACGGAAGCGGAAGTACA AGCGCCATCATCGCTGCTCGGATCCTGCACTGGTGTACCCCACGCCCAGTGGTCTCCAGCAATATGTGCACGTCCTCGGCCTCACCCCAGGCTCACAGGCCAT ACAATGCCCGTACGGTGAGGACTCGCCGTGCGACCTGCAGCTGGACATGGAGTTGGATCTGGACACAGATGCTGATAAAATCGACGACCTTGAACAGATGGTCCCCGGCGGTCATCAGCGGCATCGACGCAAGCATCG GCATCGCCACAAAAAGCGTCATCGgcacaaaaaacccaaaatacTTGTACAGGACTTGGACACGGAGGTTATTAAG GTGATTGATCCACACGATTTGTCGAAGCGCGCACGATGGACAATCATTGCCACCgcctgtttgcttttgctcatGTGCCTCATACTGATTGGGGTCACGCTGCGCATGGCACCGATCATCGATGATATGG